The Ascochyta rabiei chromosome 18, complete sequence DNA segment AGATTCACCGGCTGCTCCCACAGCGGTGCCGGCGCCCGCAGCTCCTACCTCACCTGCTGCGGCACCGCCCGCTGCAGCACCGCCAGCGGCTTCTCCACCGCCGCCGACCCACGGCATCCACATGGGCCACATGATGCCTCCGGACCCACTGTGCCGGCTGAAGTAGTCAAAATCGATGCTCACTGCAGTTGCGAGCATTACGGCGCGCTGATCGAGCGTCATGCCTGGTCCCTGGTCTGCGTGCCCAGTCTGCGAAGCAACGTGTGAAGGATGCTGAGCAAGACCAGCAGCGTCCATTCTCAGCGCATACACGCCTGTGTCTGTGAAGATTTCTCTTGCAAAGCCGCCGAAGTTGCGGTTTACGGATCCCAGCAGACGGCCGTCTTCGGACATCAAGCTGAAGTCCCAGGACAAGAAACGCTCGTCTACACGGGCGAACTGAAGCATACCAACTTGCCTGTTGTCGCCTTCTGCGACAGCCATGGCTTTTGAGTCGGAAAAAGGGAGGTTGCCGGGGGCGATCTGGGGCGTACCGGGCCCGGCGTCTTGGAGGTTGCGTGCAAGGAACAAGTTGTACTTGCGTCTCAGCGGTGCCCATTCCTGCTCTGTGGCGCCGATGATGCGCATGTCAGCCAGATGCAAGCTCGAGACATTTGCGCTCGTCTGGTTCACGATGCTGGCTGCGCTCGTGCCCTGCAGCTGTGTGGAGCTCGCATATGCGCCACCATGCTGGCCCACGGCGTCGTATACCCGTATGCGCGAGTTGATCCAGCTGAAGGGCCTGTGGAACCTCAGGACTTCCTTCTCGTGCCTGTCGAAGACGTGCGTTGTGAAGCTCCGATGCGTCTTGAACATCTGCCGGGCCATTGCACTGCCAAAGCCATGATCCCGCTCGGCTAGGTAGCCTATGTGGCTGCCGTGCGGGTCCATGATGACGTAGCGGTTGGCTTGCTCGAAGCCCATGAGCACGTTCATCATCTCGAGCTGGCGCTGGATGACAATGGCCGAGTTGTCGAGGAGGCGCATGGCGGGGTGTGTCTGCTTGAGGACTGCGCGGGGGTCCTCGGGCATGTAGACGGGCGTGACGAGTGGATTCTCCGAGTCGGGCGTGGTTGCGAGGGCGTTGGACACTGCTTCGACTCTTGAGGGCTCGTTTGCGCCCGTGTTTGCTGCATCTTGCGGTGGGCCGGCATTCGATGCTGGCTGTTCACTGCCGCGCTGTGCTGAGGGTTGCGCAGGCGCCCTCCTCTGAGGCGGGCGTTGTCTAGCTATGCGGCCACGGGGCCCaggtggtggaggtgtgCCGCGCGTTGCAAGCGCGCGCAAGTGCTGGCGCGGGAGCCGCAGCGACCCTCGTGCTGCCGGGAGCATTGTCCGGAGAGATGGGGCCTGCTTCAAGTCCTTGTGGTTTGTGGGTCGCAGAGGAGAGCGAGGCACAGCTCGGTCTCGACGCCATGGCTGCCTGTTGCGGCGTTGATTACGCGACCACGTGTCTACGCCCACCCCGCTGCCAGTTTTCCCCAGCATTCACATCGCTGTCCAAAAGCAGTGCAAGTCGTCTTACCGGCCTGTTCTTGGTGTGGCATCTAGTCACCACGACGGTTGTGAGGGTAGGACgcgcggcggcggtggtctCCTCTGGCCAATCAGCGCCTAGCAACGCCGCGGGCCGACCACCTCCGCGCTTAAAACCTCGTTGGCTCGCGAAAACTTCACGTCTTCCAACCGCCTCGAACACCGGCCAGCACATCGCCGGCTCGAGGCTTCATTGAACGGTAAGTCAGCTCTCTTGCGCACCTTCGCACCCTCCTTCCCCTCCCTTTTCATGATGACAAATTCAAATCATATCAGCGGCACAGCGTGAACATTCACTTGCTAGCGCACGTGCTCTATGCTGTCTTCCGTTACAAAATAGACTACAACGGTATCTGATCGATCACCAACTCGCCCACACTTTGTACCAATACTCATGTACCTGTGTCTGACTCCAAACAGATAGTCCCAACTACGCGCTCAAGCACTATGACGACTGAGGACAAGGCGTCGGAGCCGCCTGTGACGCAGGTCGATGCTGCTGCGCCTCATGGCCACAAGTCCACAAGTAGCGGTCCTAGGAAACCTCGCCCAAAGCGACCAAATTACAATGAAATTCACGCCAAGCCACTCCCGCTTGACATTCACCCATTGCCAGCCTTCATCCCACATAACCCCTTATCCATCGTGAGGATTGCTATCACTCTTCTTTCACACTCGTTGCGAAAACCAAACTCGCACAAGGTTTCTCACAACGCCTACTACTCTGAAGACACCCAGTCGATCCATGTCACGGACCCTGCATCGATCCGCGCGCTCTGGGAGCAAGGCTTCTGGGGCAAAGGGTCGCTCAGTCGCAGTGAACCCCAGTGGCTACTCGCCGAAAGGCGCAGGCGGGGTATTGAAGCATCCACAGCAAGCACACAGATCACCCAAGCCCGAAGAGAAGAGCGCAGGCAATTCAAGCTTGAGCGTGCCAAGGCGCAACGAGAAGCCATTGAGCAGCAACTGCGCCAGGAAGGCAAGCTAGACGCAGACGGTACCATCAACGACTTGGTGGATGATGGTGTCGTCTCCGAGTCACCAAGAGGGACCGTATACACGCCCGAAGCTGGTCATGTTGTGGGTCCAACTGGCGACTCCATCGTCGCAGAGGTCGACAAGAGCTTTGCAGACAAGGCTCCCGCCTGGGGTGAGGATGCGTCTGCTACCAAGGACGACGAAGAAATCAAGGACATTGAGCATCTGCAACTCACGCCAGAAGAGGCGTTTTTCCTTACCTACGTCCTAGGTGCCCTCAACGTCGTCGAAGGCAACATTGTCGACGGCAACGCAGCGCTTCCTACGTGGTATCTTTTCCGCCTCTACAGCGCCTATGCTTCATTGCCCGTCGACGATACCGCAGTCATCGGCCTAAAGAAAGCCTACCAATACCGTGAGCGCTTGTCACAGAAGACCGCAGCTCTACCTAGCACACAGCAGATCGCTCCCGACAACTCGTTCGTCCTCAAATACGTCGTTTACCACCACTTCCGCTCCTTGGGCTGGGTTGTCCGCCCCGGCATCAAGTTCGCCGTCGACTACCTGCTCTACCTCCGCGGTCCTGCCTTTCATCATGCCGAGTTTGGTGTTCAGATCATCCCTTCGTACTCGCATCCTTACTGGTCTGAGACGCCGGAGCGTGTTGCCCATCGCAGACAGAAGGAGAGCAGGGATTGGTGGTGGTTCCACCGAGTGCATCGTGTGCA contains these protein-coding regions:
- a CDS encoding tRNA-intron lyase, with amino-acid sequence MTTEDKASEPPVTQVDAAAPHGHKSTSSGPRKPRPKRPNYNEIHAKPLPLDIHPLPAFIPHNPLSIVRIAITLLSHSLRKPNSHKVSHNAYYSEDTQSIHVTDPASIRALWEQGFWGKGSLSRSEPQWLLAERRRRGIEASTASTQITQARREERRQFKLERAKAQREAIEQQLRQEGKLDADGTINDLVDDGVVSESPRGTVYTPEAGHVVGPTGDSIVAEVDKSFADKAPAWGEDASATKDDEEIKDIEHLQLTPEEAFFLTYVLGALNVVEGNIVDGNAALPTWYLFRLYSAYASLPVDDTAVIGLKKAYQYRERLSQKTAALPSTQQIAPDNSFVLKYVVYHHFRSLGWVVRPGIKFAVDYLLYLRGPAFHHAEFGVQIIPSYSHPYWSETPERVAHRRQKESRDWWWFHRVHRVQTAVMKTLVLVYVEVPPPWDGETKQDAFGVDIGKALTMYKVREVVFKRWSPSRNRD